A region from the Vigna radiata var. radiata cultivar VC1973A unplaced genomic scaffold, Vradiata_ver6 scaffold_310, whole genome shotgun sequence genome encodes:
- the LOC106780428 gene encoding uncharacterized protein LOC106780428: protein MGRCXKRRIFLRQVTRRWDRSNRIEVDGRRIEERLNNLESKLDKIASLFKPSTPQIAKKCGICISTDHYTDECPSLMETTVENSSQAFAANTFGGNRPYQNYHDSSSNRYQQNMQPYVPXQQRQPYVPPQQRQQFQPKMSLQDFMKKMLEKNSEIKKSIVDLTQRVENLEAKESNKLPAQTVINPQNVSVVTLRTGKQVQGLDGVQEDEDKDEDKEKEEAQIDDNGGPNEPSPETTTEKSRSVSSNSSSSKNSFSSYSPPPPYPNRLKPKNKKMEELDQEILNIFKQVEINIPLLDAVKQIPKYAKFLKEICTNRRRFRDNKVVNLGRNVSSLIKKHIEIPRKCKDPGIFSIPCVIGNSKFDNAMLDLGASINVMPLSVFTSLSLGPLKTTGVVIQLANHXTVNPVGVLEDVLVQVDKLIFPADFYILDMKDEEGINPTTIILGRPFMMTARTKIDVHAGSLTMEIGDEKVRFNVLESXKHPIKDHSLFCIDLSSDAKPMRQPQGRLNSQLMGVVKKRDIKLLQTGIIDHNSDSIWAGLVHVVPKKGGITMVKDEKDKLSPIQDINVGINMHSSLTQN from the exons ATGGGCAGATGCNGCAAGCGGAGGATCTTTCTTAGACAGGTCACCAGAAGATGGGATAGATCTAATAGAATAGAAG TTGATGGAAGGAGGATAGAGGAAAGattgaataatctagaaagcaAACTCGACAAGATTGCAAGTTTGTTTAAACCCTCTACACCACAAATTGCTAAGAAATgtggaatttgcatttcaactGATCACTACACTGATGAATGTCCTAGCTTGATGGAAACTACTGTGGAAAACTCATCCCAAGCTTTTGCTGCGAACACGTTTGGAGGAAATAGACCATACCAGAATTATCATGATTCATCCTCCAATAGGTATCAACAGAACATGCAACCTTATGTTCCATNTCAACAAAGgcaaccttatgttccacctcAACAAAGGCAGCAATTTCAACCTAAAATGTCATTGCAAGATTTCATGAAGAAGATGCTTGAGAAAAATTcagaaatcaagaaatcaattgtagATTTGACTCAAAGGGTGGAAAATTTAGAGGCTAAGGAGTCAAATAAGTTGCCTGCACAAACAGTGATCAACCCGCAAAATGTAAGTGTTGTTACTCTAAGAACGGGTAAGCAAGTACAAGGCCTTGATGGAGTCCAAGAGGATGAAGACAAGGATGAAGacaaggagaaagaagaagcacaaaTTGATGACAATGGAGGACCAAATGAACCATCACCTGAGACTACCACTGAGAAATCCAGGTCAGTATCCtctaattcttcttcttctaaaaattccttttcatcttattctCCACCACCTCCATATCCCAATCGGTTGAAGccgaaaaacaaaaaaatggaggAATTAGACCAAGAAATcttgaatattttcaaacaGGTGGAGATCAACATTCCCTTGCTNGATGCTGTTAAGCAAATCCCTAAATACgccaagtttttgaaagaaatttgcacaaatagaAGGCGTTTTAGGGATAATAAGGTTGTGAATTTAGGAAGAAATGTGTCAAGCTTGATTAAGAAGCATATTGAAATACCGCGAAAATGCAAGGATCCAGGTATATTTTCTATTCCTTGTGTTATtggaaattcaaagtttgacaaTGCCATGCTAGATTTAGGGGCTTCCATTAATGTAATGCCTTTATCAGTGTTTACTTCTCTATCTTTGGGACCTCTTAAGACTACTggtgtggtcattcaactgGCCAACCATANCACAGTTAACCCTGTAGGTGTGCTTGAGGACGTGCTTGTCCAAGtagacaagttaatttttcctgCAGATTTTTATATCTTGGacatgaaggatgaagaaggaatcAATCCAACAACTATCATCTTGGGAAGACCCTTCATGATGACAGCACGAACCAAGATAGATGTGCATGCAGGATCATTGACAATGGAGATAGGAGACGAGAAAGTGCGCTTCAATGTGTTGGAATCTNGGAAGCATCCGATTAAAgatcattctttgttttgtattgacTTATCAAGTGATGCTAAACCAATGAGACAACCTCAAGGAAGACTGAATTCTCAACTGATGGGGGTTGTAAAGAAAAGGGACATCAAGCTGCTACAAACAGGTATTATAGACCACAATTCTGACAGCATTTGGGCGGGCCTTGTACATGTGGTCCCGAAGAAAGGTGGAATCACAATGGTCAAGGACGAGAAAGACAAGTTGTCTCCTATTCAagacataaatgtgggcataaatatgcactcatcactaACCCAAAActaa